A single genomic interval of Brevibacillus brevis harbors:
- the rbsK gene encoding ribokinase — MKIAVVGSINMDLVTHVHHLPKAGETIASHHFELIPGGKGANQAVAASRLGAHVSMIGMVGEDENGRVMLGGLTDAHVHIEGIKCSGTTGMAFINVSDDGENNIVLVPGANGLVSTEHLADNLSILKESDVVLLQLEIPMHVVEYTVKEAARLGKLVILNPAPARELSSELLTHVHTLTPNETELSILTGMPVSTIDEVHTAAKKLLSAGPKRVIVTLGEKGALLVTADEATHIPAFRVEPVDTTAAGDSFTAAFAVGITQGMTETEAATFASKVAAIVVTRNGAQPSLPTFDEVQAYSF; from the coding sequence GTGAAAATCGCAGTAGTAGGAAGCATCAATATGGATCTTGTAACCCATGTACATCATTTGCCCAAAGCAGGAGAAACGATCGCAAGCCATCACTTCGAGCTGATCCCGGGAGGAAAGGGAGCGAATCAGGCAGTAGCCGCGTCTCGCCTGGGTGCACATGTCTCCATGATTGGAATGGTAGGAGAAGATGAGAATGGCCGGGTCATGCTGGGAGGGCTAACGGATGCGCACGTTCACATAGAGGGGATCAAATGCTCGGGTACGACAGGCATGGCTTTTATCAATGTAAGTGATGATGGGGAAAATAACATCGTGCTCGTTCCGGGTGCGAATGGGCTCGTCAGCACCGAGCATCTTGCAGACAATCTGTCTATTTTAAAGGAAAGCGACGTCGTATTACTCCAACTGGAAATCCCGATGCACGTCGTGGAATATACAGTCAAAGAGGCTGCCCGACTCGGTAAACTGGTCATTTTAAATCCGGCACCGGCACGTGAGCTATCCAGTGAGCTATTAACCCATGTACATACCTTAACCCCAAATGAAACAGAGCTTTCTATTCTCACAGGAATGCCTGTATCTACGATAGACGAAGTACATACAGCAGCCAAAAAGCTATTGTCTGCTGGACCAAAGCGCGTCATCGTGACATTGGGGGAAAAGGGGGCTCTGTTAGTAACCGCCGATGAGGCGACCCATATCCCGGCTTTCCGCGTAGAGCCAGTGGATACAACTGCGGCAGGCGATTCCTTTACAGCAGCTTTTGCCGTTGGAATCACACAAGGAATGACAGAAACGGAAGCGGCCACTTTTGCCAGCAAAGTAGCAGCGATTGTCGTTACAAGGAACGGTGCTCAACCATCCCTGCCTACTTTCGATGAAGTACAAGCATACTCTTTTTAA
- a CDS encoding TetR/AcrR family transcriptional regulator, producing MSKRGRPRDFDYTSIVDVAMKTFWSKGYNGCSTHDLCSDTGLGKGSLYNTFGSKQDLYLAVVEHYHDTGIQEQRALLESPGSVKERLQNFLAWALVEDFESTNPKGCLLINAGLERAKDDPKIEEIVSRHVELLKQTMEQVMEEGLRTGEIAKKRSAVDLASLFLSSYYGFRVLNTSTQNRALAEQIMNGTMESIFGA from the coding sequence TTGAGTAAACGTGGCAGACCTCGTGATTTTGATTACACGTCCATCGTAGATGTGGCCATGAAAACGTTTTGGTCAAAAGGCTACAATGGTTGTTCTACGCATGATTTATGCAGTGATACTGGACTAGGGAAAGGTAGCTTGTACAATACGTTTGGCAGCAAACAGGACCTTTATCTAGCGGTGGTGGAACACTATCACGATACTGGGATTCAAGAACAGCGGGCATTATTGGAAAGCCCGGGTTCCGTGAAAGAACGGTTGCAAAACTTTTTAGCTTGGGCATTGGTGGAAGACTTTGAATCAACGAATCCAAAGGGATGTTTGCTGATCAATGCGGGATTGGAACGGGCAAAAGACGATCCCAAGATTGAAGAAATCGTCTCCAGACATGTTGAACTTTTGAAGCAAACGATGGAACAAGTGATGGAAGAAGGCTTGCGAACGGGCGAAATCGCCAAAAAACGATCTGCTGTGGATTTGGCTAGCCTATTTTTAAGTAGTTACTATGGCTTCCGTGTGTTGAATACATCCACACAAAATCGGGCATTGGCTGAACAAATCATGAATGGCACCATGGAATCTATCTTCGGCGCGTAA
- a CDS encoding imm11 family protein gives MRIWKIESDVKGYNSLQLVNFEDDQERYFGKFESLTPLQQNWGEVQVYTIEEGELSDLPHFWGYSKAMVMSEKAKKVLESKLSSCVEFLPLQHKEGKYYVLHVLSILQAVDYESALLRKLPSGLVVGFEKYAFKPEVIDGYNIFKVFLNERVYGTETFVSDEIKEIVEENNLKGFKFIEV, from the coding sequence GTGAGAATATGGAAGATTGAAAGTGATGTCAAAGGATATAATTCTCTTCAACTTGTTAATTTTGAAGATGACCAGGAAAGGTATTTTGGGAAATTTGAATCTTTAACACCACTTCAACAGAATTGGGGAGAAGTTCAAGTCTATACGATTGAGGAAGGGGAGTTGAGTGACCTGCCTCATTTTTGGGGATACTCAAAAGCAATGGTAATGAGTGAGAAGGCTAAAAAAGTACTGGAATCGAAGCTATCAAGTTGCGTAGAGTTTCTTCCACTACAGCATAAAGAAGGAAAGTATTATGTACTTCACGTCTTAAGTATTTTACAAGCAGTTGATTATGAAAGTGCTTTGCTACGAAAACTCCCTTCGGGTTTGGTAGTGGGTTTCGAAAAATATGCTTTTAAACCTGAAGTTATTGATGGGTACAATATTTTTAAGGTTTTTTTAAATGAACGTGTATATGGAACAGAAACTTTTGTCTCAGATGAAATAAAAGAAATAGTAGAAGAAAATAACTTAAAAGGATTTAAATTTATCGAGGTTTAG
- a CDS encoding alpha/beta fold hydrolase, with protein sequence MAIEISKVSTSRGKIQYHWSGNGQPNIVLINGGSGPIEGWMKIQPDLSETSSVFSYNRLGVSGSDKPQEPQDGLTIVETLREALTLVGFEPPFLLVGHSLGGLYANLYARCYPDEVAGVVFLESSHPKDIGLEKYQGKVVKTINKILSMFDSWSPHKPFNEVHFVKKTVEQIHVIDSFPDIPVYVITGGKENRMMPEEVRKKRIEHQLELLSLSSTSKHILAKNSGHFPQFTEPGVVIDTIKDCVEQIQQKTL encoded by the coding sequence TTGGCAATAGAGATATCGAAAGTAAGTACTTCAAGAGGGAAGATCCAATATCATTGGAGCGGAAACGGCCAACCCAATATCGTTCTCATTAACGGTGGCTCAGGACCGATAGAAGGCTGGATGAAAATACAACCGGATCTTTCAGAGACGTCATCTGTCTTTTCCTATAATCGTCTTGGTGTTTCGGGTAGTGATAAGCCGCAAGAACCCCAAGACGGACTCACGATTGTAGAAACGTTACGGGAGGCATTAACGTTAGTAGGTTTTGAACCCCCATTTTTGCTAGTCGGACATTCATTAGGGGGATTATATGCAAATTTATATGCCCGGTGTTACCCCGACGAAGTAGCTGGCGTTGTCTTTTTAGAATCCAGCCATCCGAAAGATATCGGCCTTGAGAAATATCAAGGTAAGGTAGTCAAAACCATTAACAAAATACTCTCCATGTTTGATTCCTGGTCTCCCCATAAACCATTCAATGAAGTTCATTTTGTCAAAAAAACAGTGGAACAAATCCATGTAATCGATTCTTTTCCCGACATCCCTGTTTATGTGATTACAGGTGGAAAAGAAAATCGTATGATGCCAGAAGAAGTACGCAAAAAACGAATCGAGCATCAGTTGGAACTGCTTTCATTATCAAGCACCAGCAAACATATCCTCGCTAAAAACAGTGGACATTTTCCTCAATTTACCGAGCCCGGAGTCGTCATTGATACGATCAAAGACTGTGTCGAACAAATCCAACAAAAAACGTTGTAG
- a CDS encoding pentapeptide repeat-containing protein, with protein sequence MDELHRVPGLLGVQFAYADLEGADFRHSRLYHANFHGANMRNAVFFEKDRERFALSVAQRQQIEWKTE encoded by the coding sequence GTGGACGAGCTGCATCGTGTACCGGGCTTACTCGGTGTCCAATTTGCATATGCTGATTTGGAAGGAGCGGATTTTCGCCATTCTCGTCTGTATCATGCGAATTTTCATGGAGCGAATATGCGAAATGCCGTTTTTTTCGAGAAGGACCGTGAACGCTTTGCATTGAGTGTAGCACAGAGGCAGCAGATTGAGTGGAAAACGGAATAA
- a CDS encoding cupin domain-containing protein: MMEKVNVAEKFALFHEYWNPKIAGEINDSYVKLAKLKGEFVWHQHENEDEMFFVVKGKLLIKFRDKDVWVNEGEFLIVPKGVEHMPVAEEEVHVLLLEPKTTLNTGDQVNEKTVTDLERI, from the coding sequence ATGATGGAGAAGGTCAATGTAGCTGAAAAGTTTGCGTTATTCCATGAGTATTGGAATCCCAAAATTGCAGGCGAAATCAATGACTCCTATGTAAAGCTGGCGAAATTGAAAGGTGAGTTTGTCTGGCATCAGCATGAAAATGAGGATGAGATGTTTTTCGTTGTGAAAGGGAAGCTGCTTATTAAATTTCGCGATAAAGATGTTTGGGTAAACGAAGGCGAATTTCTCATTGTTCCAAAAGGTGTAGAGCATATGCCAGTTGCAGAGGAAGAGGTTCATGTATTATTGCTTGAACCAAAGACGACGCTCAATACTGGAGATCAAGTAAACGAAAAAACAGTAACAGATTTAGAGAGGATATAA
- a CDS encoding DUF6985 domain-containing protein, giving the protein MIINDPVFGELSYFLVWSKHMTIHFCGKETEITLTVKGEEDGKFDEEQYMAYQSLMQNWEHIQQRVLQAILDYYMQKRHELGYDIEYQEDYPLIETQDQLLERVVLLEIVVPYGDIFEGRDIGLLFDCAWDEENGLGLRILNEEITEVGYQDVAI; this is encoded by the coding sequence ATGATCATAAATGATCCGGTTTTTGGTGAACTTTCATACTTTCTTGTTTGGTCAAAGCACATGACCATTCATTTTTGCGGGAAAGAAACCGAGATAACACTCACGGTGAAGGGTGAGGAAGACGGTAAATTTGATGAAGAACAATACATGGCTTATCAATCACTCATGCAAAATTGGGAGCACATACAACAGAGAGTTTTGCAAGCGATCCTCGACTACTACATGCAAAAGCGGCATGAGCTCGGGTATGATATAGAGTACCAGGAAGATTATCCCCTAATTGAAACACAAGACCAACTACTCGAAAGGGTCGTTTTGCTTGAAATTGTTGTTCCCTATGGAGATATTTTTGAAGGGCGAGATATCGGATTACTCTTCGACTGCGCCTGGGACGAAGAAAATGGTCTAGGACTTCGGATTTTAAATGAAGAAATAACGGAAGTCGGCTACCAGGATGTTGCCATTTAA
- a CDS encoding DUF7660 family protein — translation MNIHDKLANVKDVEGFISFIYALAEDLEQNPSQWANTDLTDYLNGIASWVEDRYELIEESKEEFSENINWNSIATILFVGSRYE, via the coding sequence TTGAATATTCATGATAAATTGGCAAATGTAAAAGACGTGGAAGGTTTCATAAGTTTTATTTATGCATTAGCTGAAGATTTAGAGCAAAATCCAAGCCAGTGGGCAAATACAGACCTTACAGATTACCTTAATGGAATTGCATCATGGGTTGAGGATAGATACGAACTAATTGAAGAATCAAAGGAAGAGTTTTCGGAAAATATAAATTGGAATTCAATAGCTACAATTTTATTTGTAGGAAGTAGATACGAGTGA
- a CDS encoding DUF7660 family protein, which produces MDILERADTVESREDMVQFISHLIKDYQQNKKEWANMSLEEFLSGMESWIEDCDNMLADLEDVDWNLFATILIAGSRYE; this is translated from the coding sequence ATGGATATTCTAGAGAGAGCGGATACGGTTGAGAGTAGGGAGGATATGGTTCAATTCATTTCTCATTTGATTAAGGATTATCAGCAAAATAAAAAAGAGTGGGCGAATATGTCCCTGGAAGAGTTCCTGAGTGGGATGGAGTCATGGATTGAAGATTGTGATAATATGTTAGCTGATCTTGAAGATGTAGACTGGAATTTGTTTGCTACCATTTTAATTGCAGGAAGCCGTTATGAGTAA
- a CDS encoding RHS repeat-associated core domain-containing protein has product MLLSERNAAGQLIEQQDEAGTVRRAFDAEGRVVSVKEDGKDTKRRSYDLLGRIVSSTDQYGNTLQYTYDAGGRLATLVYPDGKTVRYTYDLAGQLTMVTDWAGRITRYTYDENYRLIRTERPNGTVEQRHYDAAGQLLRLWDQNAQGVMLQQYRFVYNELGQIIQEEEKQYTYDALRRLTSGAMAGRKILYTYDQGGNITAIGDSASSLATAMTYAKDNRLDTVDGQPVQYDEDGNLLLLPGKQQPETYAYDVRNRLVRAGQARYTYDAEYVRTPMTWNGKTTRYVVDQNADLTQVLMELEESGTARAYYVYGLGLIGREDAQGDYLSYHADTRGSTTLLTDEHGRVTDRYTYGLYGELEVHEGRTKQPFCYNGRDGVMTDPNGLYYMRARYYHPGLKRFLNRDVLQGDMTDGQTFNRFAYVNGDPIGFIDPLGLMKCKEGTGKSSKSKFEFDYDTERELGIKRITDEFGGMIESVGNRSKTLNPKEIRFMQSSISNKTGQYTVLDNAKAFSENPSKIFELNPIRVWQDGKGNIWTLDHRRLGAARLADLDKIPVQWASKAEVYQDAWKFSTRVDGKSIALKIGKGLKEVIE; this is encoded by the coding sequence TTGCTTTTATCTGAACGTAACGCAGCCGGACAGCTCATTGAGCAGCAAGACGAAGCGGGGACTGTTCGCAGGGCTTTCGACGCCGAGGGTCGCGTGGTAAGTGTCAAAGAAGATGGAAAAGACACCAAGCGCCGTTCCTACGATCTTTTGGGACGAATCGTCTCCAGCACAGATCAGTATGGGAATACACTACAGTACACCTACGATGCGGGAGGCAGACTAGCAACGCTCGTCTATCCAGATGGCAAGACGGTTCGCTATACCTACGATCTCGCAGGTCAATTGACCATGGTCACAGACTGGGCAGGTCGTATTACAAGGTATACGTATGATGAAAATTACCGCCTCATCCGTACAGAGCGACCGAACGGCACGGTAGAGCAGCGTCACTATGACGCAGCCGGACAGCTTCTGCGTCTTTGGGATCAAAATGCGCAAGGTGTCATGCTCCAGCAATATCGGTTTGTGTACAACGAGCTCGGGCAGATCATCCAAGAGGAAGAAAAGCAGTATACCTATGATGCCCTGCGGCGTCTGACGAGCGGAGCCATGGCAGGGCGAAAGATTCTCTATACCTATGACCAGGGCGGGAATATTACCGCTATTGGGGATTCAGCTTCGAGTCTTGCTACGGCGATGACGTACGCCAAGGACAACCGACTGGACACAGTAGATGGTCAACCGGTTCAGTATGACGAGGACGGCAACCTTCTGCTGCTCCCGGGTAAGCAACAGCCAGAAACGTATGCGTACGATGTCCGCAATCGTCTTGTTCGCGCCGGACAAGCTCGCTACACCTACGATGCAGAATACGTCCGCACCCCCATGACCTGGAACGGTAAGACGACACGGTATGTGGTTGACCAAAACGCCGATTTGACTCAGGTTCTTATGGAGCTGGAGGAAAGTGGAACCGCCAGAGCGTATTATGTATATGGACTGGGCCTCATTGGTCGTGAGGATGCGCAAGGCGATTATTTGTCCTATCACGCGGATACGCGCGGAAGCACGACCCTGTTGACCGACGAGCATGGTCGAGTCACAGACCGTTATACCTACGGATTGTACGGGGAACTGGAAGTACACGAGGGCAGGACGAAACAGCCGTTTTGCTACAACGGCCGCGATGGAGTCATGACCGATCCGAATGGGTTGTACTACATGCGGGCGCGATATTACCATCCGGGGTTGAAGCGGTTCCTGAATCGAGATGTGCTCCAAGGGGATATGACGGACGGGCAGACGTTTAACCGTTTTGCTTATGTGAATGGGGATCCAATTGGGTTCATTGATCCGTTGGGGTTGATGAAGTGTAAAGAGGGGACGGGTAAATCTTCGAAATCAAAGTTTGAGTTTGATTATGATACAGAACGTGAATTAGGCATTAAACGAATAACAGATGAATTTGGTGGGATGATTGAAAGTGTTGGAAACAGAAGTAAAACACTTAATCCTAAAGAAATCAGATTCATGCAAAGTTCTATCAGTAATAAAACTGGTCAGTATACGGTACTTGATAATGCTAAGGCATTTTCAGAAAACCCTTCTAAAATATTTGAATTAAACCCGATAAGAGTCTGGCAGGACGGGAAGGGGAACATATGGACACTCGACCATAGAAGGTTAGGGGCTGCTAGACTTGCCGATTTAGACAAAATTCCAGTTCAGTGGGCTTCTAAAGCAGAAGTTTATCAGGATGCATGGAAATTTTCTACAAGGGTCGATGGCAAATCTATTGCTTTAAAAATTGGCAAGGGCTTGAAGGAAGTTATCGAATAG
- the nfi gene encoding deoxyribonuclease V (cleaves DNA at apurinic or apyrimidinic sites) — protein MEPIIHHPWNIDEQDAINLQRQLAQQVKKEDQLADVRFIAGVDVAYHAESDLLVAGVVILDATSLQVVESVVIQDTVEFPYIPGLFSFRELPPLVSAFKELKTTPQLVVCDGQGIAHPRRFGLASHLGVLFDIPTIGCGKTRLLGEHEEPAQERGAYSPLIDQGEIIGGVLRTQPNIKPIFVSIGHGISLPTACAWITKLSPKYRLPETTRQADQLVNKVLAELNSGR, from the coding sequence ATGGAGCCGATTATCCACCATCCTTGGAACATTGATGAGCAAGACGCCATCAACTTGCAGCGACAACTAGCCCAGCAAGTAAAAAAAGAAGATCAACTAGCGGACGTACGCTTTATCGCCGGAGTCGATGTCGCCTATCATGCCGAGTCCGATTTGTTAGTCGCTGGTGTCGTCATCCTCGACGCCACTTCCCTGCAAGTCGTCGAGTCTGTCGTCATTCAAGACACCGTCGAATTCCCGTATATTCCCGGATTGTTTTCTTTTCGAGAGCTGCCGCCGTTGGTGAGTGCATTCAAGGAGCTAAAAACAACCCCGCAGCTCGTCGTCTGCGATGGACAAGGAATCGCTCACCCGCGAAGATTCGGACTAGCCAGTCATTTGGGTGTCCTGTTTGACATTCCTACCATTGGCTGTGGAAAAACGAGACTGCTCGGTGAACACGAAGAACCCGCACAGGAAAGAGGTGCGTATTCCCCTTTGATCGATCAGGGTGAAATCATCGGTGGAGTCTTGCGCACACAACCGAATATCAAACCGATATTCGTCTCGATCGGACACGGAATTTCTTTGCCAACTGCATGCGCATGGATCACCAAGCTCTCTCCCAAATATCGTTTGCCCGAAACGACGCGGCAAGCGGATCAGCTCGTGAATAAAGTATTGGCGGAGTTAAATAGCGGCCGCTAA
- a CDS encoding CbrC family protein, with product MNNLPIFKYQPNVYNIGVFKKVPVQNCSICNKETDYIYMGPFYSIDEVENVCPWCIYEGTATKQHNGVLQAAVEYKDKLLSMTYDDESNEYMYFMGYDEVEQFEDDKLVELLFRTPGYISWQEPQWLSHCDEFCAFIGYVNKSELSAMKIDLRDEELLTIKKNYGIDTLDQVSEDSGIYLFQCINCGQHRIHIDHT from the coding sequence ATGAATAACCTACCAATATTTAAGTATCAACCAAATGTGTACAATATTGGAGTATTCAAAAAGGTACCTGTACAAAATTGCAGTATTTGTAATAAAGAAACGGATTATATCTACATGGGACCATTTTATTCAATAGACGAAGTCGAAAATGTTTGCCCATGGTGCATTTATGAAGGAACTGCTACTAAGCAACATAATGGTGTCTTACAGGCAGCAGTAGAATATAAAGATAAGTTATTGTCTATGACTTATGATGACGAATCCAATGAGTATATGTATTTTATGGGATACGATGAGGTTGAACAGTTTGAGGATGATAAACTAGTGGAGTTACTCTTTCGTACCCCTGGTTACATTTCATGGCAGGAACCACAATGGCTAAGCCACTGCGATGAATTTTGTGCTTTTATCGGATACGTGAATAAAAGTGAGCTATCAGCAATGAAGATAGATTTACGAGATGAAGAATTATTAACAATAAAGAAAAATTATGGAATTGATACTTTGGACCAAGTAAGTGAGGATTCAGGAATATATTTGTTTCAGTGTATTAACTGCGGACAACATAGAATTCACATTGATCACACATAA